CTGCGAATCCAGGCGGCGCGCAAAGCCAGCGATCGCATCGTCATCGTGGCGCGAACCGACGCCAAATCGGTAGAAGGGCTCGATGCTGCCATTGACCGGGCCAAAGCCTATGTGAAAGCGGGGGCAGACGCGATTTTTCCGGAAGCGCTCCAGACGGAGGAGGAGTTTCGGAAATTTGCGCAGGCCATCGATGTGCCGCTGCTGGCCAATATGACCGAATTCGGCCAAACCCCATACTACTCGGCACAGCAATTTGAGGAATGGGGCTACAAAATGGTGATCTATCCGGTAACCTCGTTGCGTGTGGCGGCCAAGGCGATTGAACGGGCCTATCAGCTGATTCGCGACACCGGCACGCAAAAGGATGCTTTGGATGAGATGCAGACGCGGAAAGAGCTGTATGAGACGATCCGGTATTTCGAGTACGAGGATCTGGACAATCGCATCGCCAAAACCATACTGGATCAAGGACAGGGCTGAGGACGGGCCGAGGAGGAAGAGATCGTGAAACAATCGCTGACAGTGGAAGGAAAAGAGTATGTGTACT
This sequence is a window from Brevibacillus composti. Protein-coding genes within it:
- the prpB gene encoding methylisocitrate lyase — translated: MSWLTRKQEEDPITRLRARLAADKGILQMPGAHDAMAALLAKEAGFEALYLSGAAFSASLGLPDLGLITLSELAVRTREISRATGLPILVDVDTGYGSVLNVTRTVREMVDAGAAAIQIEDQDLPKKCGHLNGKKLVPKEEMVLRIQAARKASDRIVIVARTDAKSVEGLDAAIDRAKAYVKAGADAIFPEALQTEEEFRKFAQAIDVPLLANMTEFGQTPYYSAQQFEEWGYKMVIYPVTSLRVAAKAIERAYQLIRDTGTQKDALDEMQTRKELYETIRYFEYEDLDNRIAKTILDQGQG